The sequence TACGTGAGATGTTGTTTTTACTAAATAATAGATGTGttgtttttattgtaatagtatatattggttaaatttaatgtatttgatattattgatgaaagtattattattgtaatggcctttattaaatattaatattcaatatgaatggttgtaattaatttatcaattaataatagttatctttgtttaataaaaaaaaaaactttgcaGGCAGTTAAGTGCTCATTTGGCTCTGCCATTAAACAAGTCATTGCATTGTTTGGCCCATATTtcagtaattatttttatgattaaatttcatgaaaatcatgtttttataaaaagttatactttataacttttaatttcagtgtaattatttagGTTCTTCactaactttaaaaataatgttagTTTTAGAATTTAGGTAAAATCTGAACTTACATTATCGATTATGATTtgaacaaatttgatttgagttAAATATTTTCCAGCAAAACATGAGCAACCCAGTTTGGTGAATGATGCACAAAGGAGAATTTGTACATTGAAAATACGACACAAAATGAGTTGTTCCAAAAtctattatcttatatattcaatatacAATCACCGGAACGGACCaactaatgaaaaaaataaaaatcatttatcCTTTTCCCTAATTCTACAAACAGTTTCGGCAGTAGAAAGAAATGATGATTGAAAAAAGATCATCAGACGCTACAGAAACGTACAACAAAGAATTGAAGAAGTACAACTAGCAAGCATGGGTTGCAGAGAACGTTCAGTTCAGTTGAGTGCTTTTTCTCCACCGACGGAGGGTATCATCAACCAAGCGTGTCTTAAATCTTAATAGGGATGAGGAGGATATGATGAACCTGCAGTGCAGTTAATTAatgtttgtgtatttaaaTGTATCGTATTcattttatgtttgaattatattattaaaatatttattaatttaaatattttgttgaaaagatCCTCTTATTTCGCAGTTGCTGTATTGATATCACAAACATTATTGAAAAAACTctttaaagatttttttttgaataatttgttttaaaaaaacatacaaaaatcatatttaacagtcaatgtttttaaaaaaaaaaaaaacttagtgaatattattaattaataattaactagccaaaatattttcttttctttttcctttttcaaatGATTATTTAAACCATCGTACCATGAAGAAGAAGTGGAAAAGCTACATGCCCGAAACTCTTACCAGGAGGATAATGGTATGCGTTTTGCGGCGGATACGGTCCCGGCGGGGGGGCAAACCCGCCAGCATAAGGAGGATATCCAGGCGAATTATTAGGATATGCCGGAGGATTTGAAGGGAAGGACTGGTAACTATTAACAGACGGCGGATGGTAGCCCGGCGGAGCGCCTGCGGATGGGCCCCATTGAGAAAATGGCGGAGGTGGTGAGTAGAGCGGTGGTGCACCCGTAAATGCTGGAGCAGATGGACCATGCATGCCTACACCTCCAACCCCTGCAGCGTTCTGAAAAAGCCATAATTTGCTTATAAAGTCGCACTATGataatgacaaaatcatttttagaacaaaataatatagtcAGGGAGTTGGTGGTAGCTCACATTGCCAGTAACATTGCGCATCATTATTCGAACTTCTCCAGCAGGCCTGCAGACAAGAACACGCACGGGTCACGTGATGTCTGACATTTTTCACCAGTTGAAACCTCT comes from Sesamum indicum cultivar Zhongzhi No. 13 linkage group LG10, S_indicum_v1.0, whole genome shotgun sequence and encodes:
- the LOC105172703 gene encoding elicitor-responsive protein 1, which translates into the protein MSIPVQGQVIEVTVVGCNQLKNTEWISKQDPYVCLEYGHTKYRTRTCQDGGKNPNFQERFVFTLREGMVECVVEVWNSNRLSVDDFIGGGRIQLMKAPSQGVDDGLWPLMDKKGRPAGEVRIMMRNVTGNNAAGVGGVGMHGPSAPAFTGAPPLYSPPPPFSQWGPSAGAPPGYHPPSVNSYQSFPSNPPAYPNNSPGYPPYAGGFAPPPGPYPPQNAYHYPPGSSYPPHPY